TCTCAACGCCTATACCAAAATAGTTGAAAACGATTCTAGTCTTAGCGGATTACACGCTTACAGTGCAGCGCGTCCTCCTCATTCCGAAGGTTTAGCAATTTGCATTGCTTCTTATTTGGCAAATGAAACTAACTGTGCAAATATCAATTTGTTGCACCTAAGTTCGCGTAAGGCTATGGAAGCAGCTTTGACTATGCAAACGGCTTTTCCCCATATCAATTTTCGGCGAGAAGTTACTGTCGGACATTTGCTATTAGATGTTGATACTCCTAATGGTATTTGGGCAAAAGTCAACCCTCCTATTCGCCCTCGCGCTGATGTGGAATACTTGTGGCAAGCAGTACTCAACAATCAAGTAGATTGGATAGTTAGCGACCACGCTTGCTGTTCTGCCGAACAAAAAAGAAGTAATAAAGACCCGAATAATATTTGGTTAGCAAAGTCTGGTTTTGGCGGTACAGAATATTTACTTTCTGGTGTATTGAGTGAAGGTAGCAAGCGGGGGATGTCTTACAATCAGATGGCTAAGTTGCTATCTTGGAACCCATCGCGGCGCTTTGGTCTGTTACAAAAAGGTGATATTGCTATTGGCTATGATGCTGATTTGGTGCTAGTAGACCCTAATGAAAGCTTTGTGGTCAGTGCGGCTGAGTCGGAGTCACAACAAGGTTATACACCTTTTGAAGGTGTAGAGTTAACTGGGCGAGTGAAGAGTACTTTTTTACGCGGAAATCTTATTTACAACAATGGACAAGTTTTAGGTTCTCCTACCGGACGCTATTTGAAACGTTCCCAGTCTTGAATAACTCCCTCTACATGAAAGTATTTGCAGGTTTAAAGTAGAGACAAGATTACTTCATATTTTGGCATCTATTTATTCCAACCCGAAGGATAGTACGTTTCTAATGGTGGTTCCCAGGCATGGTACGAAAGATGAGGATAGCCACCACGAATAAGAGCAAAGAATCCAGTTTCAGTGTATGCTGGGGCGTGTGTAATAAGTGGTGGACGCGAAAAATAGCAACCTGGAGTCAAGAGACCTACCTGTGTTTTCATGCTTCCCTGGAGGACAAATCCCTCTTCCGTCATAGGATGATACTCTCCAAAAGTTTCAGCAAACTGTGGTAATAATCCAATCAGCCAAGTGCTTCTTTTAATGTTACTATCGGCACGCAGGGTTTTTCTCATTGCTCCTGGAGGAAAACCTGGAGTGAGAGTTTGAGACCAAGGAATTAGATAGGAATTTAAAGAAGGTATATAATCTTGTCTTTTTGCTCCTGGTGCATCAGTTAGCGATTTTATAAAAATGGGTTCAGCGCTTGGCATCCATAGGGCTGTAGTATTTTCTTGAGTACTCCAAGCTTCCATGCAGACACCTTCAGGAATAAAGCCGTAAGTGTATTGTCCAAGATGCAGGTGTCCAATTTGCATTTGTCCACTAAGAACAAAAATTTCCATATCACAATTGAAATAACCAGAATCGCTTTTCCAGTGTTGCGTCCACTCAACAATTTCTGTAGAAGAACCGTTTTCGGTATCGAAACTCAGAATCTGTGTTTTAGCACCTCCCAAAAGACCATCAACAACCCAAGATTTCTGGGGGACATCTGCTGATTGAATAAACTCAATGTGTTTTCTGGGCATAAAACTTTTAGAGGCTGTATGTATGTATATAATTATTTACTCAGTTGTATTGCCCTATTTTGAGCAATATTAAAAGATTAAATTCTATTGGTTTTAAAAACTAGCTTATTCTAGAAAATCAATTACCACCTTTGATATTTCTTCAGGTATTTGATTCATCATACATATTGTTCCGCCTTCAATATCAATCATCTTTGCATGAGGAATTGCGGTTAAAATAAACTCTCTATTGTCTGCGTTAGCAAAACCTAGCCTTTCTAATTGTTTTACGTCTTCTATACCAGACAATATTAGAGTCGGAGACTTGATTAAACTAAATCTTGCTTCCATTCTTTGGCAGTAGTCTATGACAGCTAAAGGTGCATACCAAGGATAGCCAAAACCTTTTAAATCGTCCAAAACCCAACGATGATTTAACTCAGCAGAACCTATATAGTTTGCTCTGGCTGACCATCTTTGCATAAGATGGGAACCGTCTGCTTGGATCTTGAGATTTTCAAATTTATTGGATAAAGCTGCCTTTCCGTCTTCGCTAAAGTTATCGATGTTGCATAATATAATTTTTGCGACTCTCTCAGGATAAGCTGCTGCAACTTCTGCTGCTACACAAGCACCTGTATGGTTCCCAAGAATACTTGTGGTTTTTATTCCTAATTCATCTAGCAGTAAAATAACAGTTTTTGCGTAATCTTCAATTGAATACATTCGGGGTGGTTTATCTGAATCTCCTAATCCTAAAAAATCCATAGCGATAATTAGTCTTTTTTGAGCAAAGATTGGTATCAACTCACGAAATTCGTCACTACTTCTGAAGTTTTGATGAAGTAAAAAAAGTGGTTCTCCTTCGCCACCAATACGATAAAGAATTTGTCCATCTTCTGTGTCTAAAAAAGCTCGTTTGATTGGTTTGTTCATAAGACCCTGATAAATTCATTTAACTTATTCAGCAAATTACCTTTTCTGTGCTACAGTTTGTAACCATTCAATTAGGGGTCTTAAGGTTCCTGGCAATGCTGACTCACTGACAGTCACCGTATGCTGCTTGCCGTTATCTTCCACTGTTAACTTATACTGAAAGCGATCGCTCTGAGGATTTGGCGAAGTAATTAGTTCAGGTAGCCGAAATAAATCTGCAACTTCCACCAGTCGGGGAAGTGTCGCAGCTTCATGAGGCGGGAGAGTGTCTGTATCAACGATTGTCTTCTTGCTGATTCCAGCAAAGCCGCCTGTACGTTCAAATGATACTCGCATTTTTTTGCTCTCCGTTGTGTTATTTAATTGGGATAAAAATACTTAAACTGGAAGATGATACTTCTCACCTTCCACTTTAACAACAACAAATAACAGATTTATCAGTCCTGAGTATTGAGTGAGGTAGTGGAAGGTATGGACTATTTATTCCTAACTCTGTAGAGACGCGATGAATCGCGTCTCTACTAAATAACTCCTACCTTTTGCCAAGCATTCTGCACAGCTTTTTGCTCATCACTACCATTACCATAGAGTTCGCCAGCAACTTGAATGGTGACGTTTGCAGCTTTTTTAAAATCTGCTTGAGCATTTAAGCGATCGCGTAAAGTTATATACCATATTTTGCCAGCTTTTTCCCAAGCATAGCCACCAATCGCAACAGCCGCTAAATAAAACGCATGGTTAGGAATTCCTGAGTTGATATGCACCCCACCGTTATCATCAGTACCTGTATATTTATCCTTGACATGGCCTGGTTGAGGATCTTTACCCAATACTGGATCGTCATAAGCTGTTCCCGGTGCTTTCATGGAGCGCAGCGCAGTACCTTTGACAGTCGGTACTAAAAGACCTTGCCCAATCAGCCAATCTGCCTCTTGTGCAGTCTGATTTTTGATCTTCTGTTTCACCAGAGAACCGAAGACATCAGAAAAGGATTCATTCAGTGCCCCCGGTTCACCATAGTACTGTAAACCTGCTTCATACTGGGTTATACCATGAGTTAACTCATGTCCAATCACATCAATTGATGTCGTGAAGCGTTGAAACAGTTCTCCGTCGCCATCACCATAAACCATTTGGTCGCCGTTCCAAAAGGCATTGTCATATTTAACGCCATAATGCACGGTGGAGTCTAAACGTAGTCCTTTGTCATCAACGGAATTGCGATCGAATATCTCATGAAATAAGTCATAAGTAGCACCAGCAGCATCGTAGGCTTCATTCACTGCTGCATCACTGCTTGGTGGATCTCCCTCACCGCGCACCAATGTACCCGGAAGTTGCTGTCCATATTTTGCATCGTAGATGGTACGGCGCTTCTCACCCGGAGAAGGTGCAAATGAGACATTACCTACGACATTTCTCCGTCCTAGAAATTGTGCTGAAATATTTAATGTATGAAAAGCCCAAGTACGCTGCTGGGGATTGCCATTCACCACGACATTTTTAAGCATGTGAGGTGGGACGATACAACAAACTGGGCATCTAGAGTCAAGTAGATGTTCATAGTTGAATCCGGCTGATTTCTTTTTATTTCGAGCCATCCAAGATATTCTCCTTTTAAAACTGAGTGATTCTTACAGGGGCTTTAACTCGACTGGAAAAAGTAGAAAAACGCATCCAAATCACGTATCCCTGTTTTCTTTTCTGAATAAAATTTTCTACTCTGTATTTTCGGATAAGTCTGTAAAGGATTGATAGTACCCTCACGGGTACTTCTGACGGGGAAATATTACATCAAAACACAAGGACAGCTTAGAGGATGTTTGAAAAGTCCTATTGTTTGTAGCAAAAAGTTTTAGATACCCCTAAATCCCCCTTAAAAAAGGGGACTTTAAGAAGTTTCCCCCCCTTTTTTAAGCTACGGTGTACACACATCTCTGTAAAAACCCAAAATCGTTGGAGATCCCCCTAAATCCCCCTTAAAAAGGGGGACTTTAAGAGACTTTTGCCCCCCTTTTTAAGGGGGGTTGGGGGGATCAAAAGCCTATGAGGCCACTCTCAAAGACTTGTGTGTACACCGTAGCCTTTTTAAGGGGGGCTAGGGGGGATCAATAGGTGCTTAAAATCACAGCTAACCACTTTTCAAACAACCTCTTAGATACCGCAAGTTTCAGCCCAAATCTTTGCGTGAATTTGCAAGACCTCCTTTACAGACTCAAAGCGTTTATATATTAGTTCTTATCAAGGGAAATAATGTTATTTATTGCTGTTTTGTTACCATAAGGCTACTAATCCTTATAGAAATAACCTCACTCAACTATTTTTCAGGGGTAATCACAAACGATTACAGTATGACGCAAGTAAGCAAACCATTAAGAGGTTGTTTGAAAAGTAGTGAAGTGTGATTTTAGGCACTAATTGATCCCCCCTAACCCCCTTTTTAAGGGCTACCGTGTACACATAAGTCGGATTACCCCCTTAATCCCCCCTTATAAAGGGGGGAAATATTAAATCCAGTTCCCTCCCCAATACATACGGGGAGGGTTAGGGTGGGGTAAAACCCAGGTTAGTAAGCCATTTTAGACTTGTGTATACACCGGAGCTTTTTAAGGGGGGAACCGGAATCAAAGTCCCCCTTTTTAAGGGGGATTTAGGGGGATCTCCAAGGGTTAGGCGTATAAAAAAACTTTTCAAACAACCTCTAAAAGCTACGAAAATTTTTCAAGCTGGTTTAGTCTAGCGTGAAAATATGAGCTTCAATCCTCTGAGTCTCCAGTCTCGTATGTCGCTACAATCACCTGTGCTTCCCGCAGAACGCGATCGCCCCATAAATAACCCCGAACTACTTCCTGAGTCACAGTATTGGCTGTAACATCTGCTTTTGATTCACGTCCTACAGCATACATCGTCTGGGAGTCAAAGGGTTTTCCCAAGGCGGCAATAGGAACAACACGTCTTTGTCGTAGTACTTCTAAAAGCGATCGCCTAATTAACTCCACTCCCTGCTGATTGCTAGTTAAAATTTCGCTAAGAGATTCTGATGATGGTGATTTTTCAGACAGTGTTAACTGAGATTCTTTGCCAGTAAACCACTGTACTATTTTCTCCCACAAGCTTTTTTGTGTTGCTGATTTTGAGTTTGAAGTAATAGATAATACTTCTAGTTCTTGTTGCCAATAAATACAAGCCCGATCTAAAGCATCCACAATACCCAGTAAATCTTTTAGTAGTTTCTCCTGCTGCTGCTCAAATTGTCCCCATGCCTGTTTTTGACTTTCTTCCAGACGTATTTGCAGCTGTTTTTTATCTGCACGAGTTACTTCCAATGCTTGCACCAAAGCATCTTGTGTAGAACGCAATAATTTACCCTGTTGCTTAACTTCATGGCGTAGAGCAGTCCATTCTGCCACCATTTGATAGGGATCAAAGGAATTCACCGATGATGGTTCTTCACCCAAATATTCAGGGGGTAGTTGTTCTGAGTGCAAATAATCTAGAAATTTGGCAAATAAAGCTTCTTTGTCATTAGTCATTTGTCATTACTGGTTAGCGGATTTGAGGAAAATCAGTAGCGACTCAATACGCTTCGGTTAAGGTTTTTTGATAAAAATTCTAGATCCAAAGACGCGATTTATCGCCGTCTCTTGCCTTAGAGGAATGTTTGAAAAGTCCTTTTCTTAGTAGCAAAACGTTTTAGATCCCCCTAAATCCCCCGATAAATTGGGGGACTTTGATTCCAGTTCCCCCCTTTTTAAGGCTACGGTGTACACACAAGTCTTTGAGAGTGGTCTCATAGGCTTTTGATTCCCCCAACCCCCCTTAAAAAGGGGGGCAAAAGTCTCTTAAAGTCCCCCTTTTTAAGGGGGATTTAGGGGGATCTCCAACGATTTTGGGTTTCTACAGAGATGTGTGTACACCGTAGCTTTTTAAGGGGGGTTAGGGGGGATCAACAAGTGCCTAAAATCACAGCTAAATACTTTTCAAAGAAACTCTTAACCGTACAGTATTGAGAGCAACTAACAATTAAAATTTAAAATGTGGCACGAATTAAATCATCTAAGCTAACTTCTAGTTGAGCGAGACCTTTTTCTCGCACCTGTTTTAATATCTCTGGATTCAGTTCTGCTTCTAGGGGACGGAATTTCAAGAAATCCTCATCTTGACCTGTCTCTCCTTTACGAAGTGCCTCGTAAGCGACTCGAATTGCCTTAAACTCTTCTGGATAAGTATGAGCCGGGAATTCACGTAGCTTGGCATGATACGCCGCTTTAATTTGGGCGCTTGTTGCTCCTGATAAAATTCCTAAGCGTTCGTAGTGGTCAGCCATAAATAAATTCCTAATTCACAATTTTGTCTGTTAAAACAATTCTTAAAAACCTCCTTTTCTTCTACCCTTTCGTTTTTTGGACGATAAGTTTCTAAATATCAAGTCTAGGTCTGCTTCCTCTTCATCTTCATCATCTTCATCTGAGAAGTCAGGCATACTGTTTAACATCATTTGCTTGAGTTCTGGAAGCATCCGTTCAAATTCTGCTTTGGGCATTTTACTGCCAAATAACTTTTGAAGCATTCTTTCTAATAACTCATCAATATTTGACATATCCAGATTGTCAAATTTCTCTGGATCTGGCATTATGCTGGTCGTTTCTTGAGCGGAGAGAAAAGCCTGTTCTTCTCGAAATGCTTGTAATGCTTTGGCATCTTGTAAGCGGCGGGCTAATTCAAATCCCTGTTGCTTTAATTGTTCATAGTTTGGGCGATCGACGTGGTAGGTAGTGGCTCTAGCTAATAGCAATAAAGGATTTTGAGGTTCCCGACCTAGTGCTTCTTCTAGTGCAGGTATAAGGGTTGCAATCTGACCAAAACGGCGCACCTGAAGTTGAATATTTGCCAGAGCATTTCCTGGCTGGGGCATGGTGTCGAGGTAGGTACGTAGAGGAACCTCTAGTTTTTGGGGACTACCTTCTTTGACAGCTAAGACAACAAGATGAGCAACTCGCGCTTCTAGGTGTTCTGTTGATAGGTTGAATAACTTTTGAACATACTGATTTGTTAAAGCGGCGATGCCTTTTTCACGTTTGGCGAAGAGGTGGATAGAAAGAGCGATCGCCTGTAATACAGAAATTTGTTCTTCACCAGGTAATTTTTGTAGGAGAGTGTCCCAGGCTTCCACTGCTGCTTTTTGGTGTAATGAAACTCGACCGCCGGAATTAGGCGGACTTTGGACTGCATTCACGAATATCTGACAAGCAAGTATGGCAGGATCTTTTTTATCTCCTGTCTGCACCAGACGGCTAAAGAAGGGATAGCTTAAGGTAGATAAAGCATCTACCCAAGGCAATCTTTCTACTTCCGTTTCAATACTCAGGTCGCCAAAGTGCTTGCCAAATTTGCGCCGAGTTTCATTGCGTGCTTGTTTATCACCTACTTCCTCGTAGCATCTCATCAAAATACTGTAAACCGGGTCATACCGACATCCACTTTCTAGGGCTTGGGTAAGTAGTGCGATCGCTTCAGAATAATTTTCCTCCATTGCCGCAAATAGTCCCTTGCGCCCCAGTAATTCTGGTGATGTCGGATAGATACGTTCTGCTTGTTGCAAAGCTCCTAAAGCGGCGCGCTCGCGATCTATTGCCATGTAAGCATCCGCCATCCAGCAGTGGAGATGCGCTAAGGTCGGTTTCAATCGTTGTGAAGGCCATTCTTGAGGTTTTTGTTTTGCTTCCTGGTCTAACCACTTCAACAAACGGGTTAACAGACGTGGGCGTTCTTCATCGGAATCATTAGCATCCAAAACTTCTAAAAGATTGATTGCCAACTGGGGATTAAAGGGCTGCTCTGTCAACAAAAGCTGCCAAAATAGTTCAGCACAGTTTAGTTGTCCTTCATTCAGTGCTTGTTGTCCGGCTAGGGTAAACAGCAGTGGACGCAGACTTTCTAGTTCGGGGAAACGTGTGGAACGCCGCTCGATCTTCAACAGCAGATGTGCGGCTTCATGGCGATCGCCTTGGTCAATCAGTTGCAGCATTTGCAACGCTGTTAATGCCTCTTGGGTAATTTTATCTCCTGTTTTTTGCAGATTTCTAGATTGTAAAAGTTGTTGTCCCGTTTTTCCATGTTGGAAAATTGCCAATCGTTCTAAAATTGGATGCTCCAAATACTTTGGTTTGCCATAGAGCATCAAACCTGATGATTTCAATCCCAAAATATTAGCGGCAGCATCCCAATTCCCGCTAACTTGTTGAGTGTAGACAATCCAAGCTATTGGCAAGTCTCCATCGGTGATGGCTCGCTTAATTTTCTGAAAAGATGTCAAAGCTGTTTCTGGCTGCCCATTTTTGAGCGCCAAAACACCTCGTACCCAGTGGAGTTGAGCAGCGCTAAAGCGCTTGGATTGTTCGTTAATTAACTGCTCAACTCTGGCGGTGTCCCCTTTAAGTAACAAGAGTTTTAGGTAACAGATGCTGTACTCTTTCGATAGAGTCCCTGCCTCAAAAGCATTTCTGAGCAAATTCAGCGCCGCATCTAGTTGCTTCAACTCCAGCAAACATCTCGCTTGCCAGTAGTGAACTTCTCCAACTAAACCAAATTCTAGAGCGCGGACAAAGGATTTTTCTGCCTGTTTAAAATCTTGTTTTTGGAATTCTTGCTGACCCCGTAGCAACCAAATCTCTGATTCTTTGGGAGTAAATTCAATATCGGGGTGCGATCGCTGATTTTTTTTGATTTCTTCCAATGCTTGCCGATATTTTTTCTGTTTCAGCAATTCTTGCAGTTGCATCTGGAAAGAGTTTTCAGCAACTTTTGTCTCTGTGCTAGAGACTTGTTGTTGTGAGCTTTGTTTGGACTGATGTTTAGCCACTGGGCTTTCTTCCTAATTTCTTTTTGATTTTCACCCTGATAGTTAAGGGTGGCTCCAACTACTCTCTTAGTTTCAATATGATTAGGCCGTTCGCATAAATTTTACAAGCCATTCTGGTCAGTAAACTTGATTGCACGTTTTCTATTCGCTGTTGGTAGTGAACCACACATATTTTACCGTTATGGGAACCGTAAGTAACAAATTGTCAATATTATTCCGCTTAAGATTTTCATAGCCTTTCGTTAACATACCGTCAATAAATTGAGAATCAATCATCTCAGTCAAGTTCCGGCATTGTACTTACGGAGGACAAATGAGCAAATATTTAAAATTTTATGGAATAAACAAAACATTTCAGTGGCTATGGCAGACCTTGAGACATAAGTTAATCATGCGCCTATCCATTGTGGTGCTAGTGACTTTTTTCTTCAGCTTAACTGTACATTCCATAGTGGCTGGAACAGTATCAAGCCCACCCCGCCCCAAAGTGATTTTGATTTCCCTGGATGGCGCAACACCAGATTTTGTAGAACGGTATCTGAAAAAAGGTGTGCTGAGTCCAAAACAGGGATTGGGACTGCTGAAGAGCCACGGAGTGTACGCAGAGCGAAACATAACCTGTAGTGCATCTCTGACAGCCGCTTGTCATATAGCAATTGGCACAGGTTCAACTGCTGCTCGCAATGACATTAACTCTAATACATTCCACTTGGTTGCTAGTCCATTTACTTCTAATATCAGTGGTTTTGGCGCTCCCATTGGTGGTTATTCAACCATTGGCCCGGCTCCTAGTATCCAACCTACTGCTGAACCATTGTGGATTGGACTCCAACGCAATGGTAAGAAAGTGGTTGCGGCTACCTTTCCCGGCGCAGATGGAGTTGATGTGCAAGTACCAGGTTTAGCTAATAGCCCAATTGTTGATCCTGCAAGCAGAAGAACTGTAGCTTACACAGTTCCCTTTGGTGTTTTTGGTGGGGTAGGTGCAAGTGGTTTTAGTTTAACCGCCGCTAACTTTAGTCCAGCTTCTAGCCAAATAGTTAGTCAAATTAATAATGCGGGAAGAGTTTCCTACAGCCCGATCCAGCAAGCTGCTTTAAGCGATCGCTTTACTGTTGGTGGTGTTAGCTATGATATCCAAGTTGCAGCACTGGATACAACCAACGATCGCCACAGCAACTATGATACCCTAGTCTTTTTCGATGCTCAAATCGGCATCCCAGCCGGGCCTTTCAGTTTACCAGCAACTGGCCCTGCATATATCAGAGCGTGCGATCGGCGCTCTAGTTTATTTTATTTCGAGGGTAGTTCCAATCAGGCAGGAACAGCATTTTACGTCAGCAATCTTGCCCCTGACCTCAGTACTGTTCGCATTGCCCGTTATTCTGCCAATGCCCTTCCTCGAAATCCGGCAGTACAAACTAGTGTTGATGACATCCTGAGCAACGTTGGCTTTTGGGCCCCCAGGCTGATTTTCGGATTCCAGAACGCCTCAGCCCCGGATTTACATCTTTCCCCGACACTGAACTAGAGGCCATTTACGAAGACCAAGTTCAACTATTTGTAGACTATCAAACCAGACTGGCATTGAGAGCAATCAACCAAAATCCCAATGCAGATTTAGTTATGGTTTACATCGAGCAACCAGATGGCTCGGAACACCAGTTTCTTTTAACTGATTCCCGTCAGCCTAGTGACCCCACAAATCCATTGTCCATTGGCTCAGGACAAGCTCAAGCCAAAGTCGCTCGATATAGAAGCTATGTACAGACTGCTTATCGGGCTGCTAACAATGCTGTACAACGTATTATTAACGCAGTGGGTACAAATCGCCAAGGTAGACCCAATAGCAACATTCTAGTAGTTTCAGATCACGGTTTTTCTGCCTTCCACACAGCAGTCAACCTCAACAACTACCTGAAAAGTAGAGGTTTTGACTTAACTAAAGTCCGAGCCGTAACATCAGGGCCAGCAGCTAATATTTATATCAATCTTCAAGGGCGTGAACCCAACGGTGTTGTCACTCGCGCTGAATATGCAACTCTGCAACGACAAATCATCACTGCTTTGCAGGAATTAGCTGATTCCAATCCTAACTACGTCCGGGGAAGACGACAAGCAATTATTGATAAGATATACCCTCGTCCGTTGCCAGCTGATTTGAACGATCCAAAATTTGGATTGGGTACAAGCGAATTTGTTGGTCAAGATACTGGTGATGTCTTTGCAATTATGAAGGAGGGATATAACTTTGACGGGACGCAAAATCCAGTTGTAACTCGTTTAGGAGACACCGATAACTCCGTTTTTTCCCTGCCCAATTTCTATGGAGCGCATGGCTACGATCCTAAAATACCTAATCTCAGTGCCATTTTCTATGCCGCAGGCCCCGACATCAATCGTCGTGGTAATATCGGTACAATTCGCAATATTGATATAGCCCCAACTATCAACAGCTTACTAGGTGTTCCCTCTGCCTCAACGGTTCAGGGACAAGCCCTCAATCTCAGAAACTTTCACTGGTACGAGCGGTAATATCATGTCCGGTTAAACACTTGTCATTGCGTAGGCGGAGCCTACGCAATGACATAAATATTTTTGCATACGCACTTATATATGCTGTGCAGCGATCGCAAAGTAAACTTCTTGCAACAAGCAATTTTTTAGGAGTTGAAAAGTCAGATTTCTCTCTTCCTAATCCCCACTCCTCAACAAATAAATCAGCGCCTCCACTAAAGCTTGATTTTGTTCATCAGTGCCAACAGTAATCCGTAATTTATCATCTAGTCCAGGTTGCTTGAAGTAGCGGATTAAAATTCCCCGTTCCTTCAGTTTTTGATAGAGATATTCCGCGTTTCTTTGTGGAGGCTGTGCCAGCAAAAAGTTAGCTTGAGAATCCCAAATATGAAAATCTAATTGTTTTAAGTCTGTTGCTAGCTGATTTCGCGATGCTTTAATCTTTGCCACACAAGCATTTTTATAAGTTTGGTCAGTAATAGCAGCCGTGCCAATTGCACAAGCGATCGCATCAATGTTATAGCTATCCTTCACCTTAAACAATCCCTGCAACAGTTTGGGATTCGCCACCCCAAATCCTAGACGCAATCCAGCCAGCGAATACCCTTTAGATAGAGTCCGAATTACAATTACGTTTTCGTATTCCTTAACCAAAGCCAATGCATTCTCTTCGGTAAAATCTACATAAGCTTCGTCAATTACCAAAACTCCAGATAACTGACTGGCTAATTTTCGCAGATCGTTTGTTGTTACCAGATGCCCTGATGGACTATTAGGCGACGCAATAAATGTGACAGAACCATCAACAGCAACTAATTCTTCCAAAGGTAAACTGTAGTCATCGCTGTAGGGAATCTCAACAATTTCCGCGGCTTGCATTTCTGTTAATGTACGATACAGCACGTAAGTCGGCATCGGATAAACTACCTTCTTCCCAGGTTCAGCACAGGCTCGAATGATTACGCTCAACAATTCATCGCTGCCATTTCCGACAACGATCCAATCACTAGGAACTCCTAAAACCTCACTTGCAGCTTGCCGGAACTCTCCCCCAAATGGTTCTGGATAGCGCCGCAACCATTCTCCGTCAATATTATGTAGCACAGCTAATGCCGCAGGGGAAGGGGGATAAGGGTTCTCGTTACTATTGAGTTTAATAATCTGTGTACCGCGTTGAGGCTGCTCACCGGGGACATAGCTAGCCATTGCATTAACATTGGAGCGAAAGTAGTTACTCATAGGACATTGAGTGTGTATCTTAAGCAAATTTCAACCCACAGTTTCTGACAATAAAAATCAGTTTGTCGATCGTAATCTACAGAATTACCAGGGTACGTTAGAGGCTGTTTGAAAAGTCCTCTCATTGGTAGCCAAACATTTCAGATCCCCCTAAATCCCCCGATAAATTGGGGGACTTAGATTCTTCCCCCTTTTTAAGCTACGGTGTACACACAAGTCTTTGAGAGTGGTCTCATAGGCTTTTGATCCCCCCAACCCCCCGATAAATTGGGGGGCAAAAGTCTCTTAAAGTCCCCCTTTTTAAGGGGGATTTAGGGGGATCTCCAATGATTTTGGGTTTCTACAGCTTTTGAAGGATTCCCTACGGGGAATTTACAGGGATTTAGGGGGATCTCCAACGATTTTGGGTTTCTACAGAGATGTGTGTACACCGTAGCCTTTTTAAGGGGGGCTGGGGGGGATCTCTAAGTGCCTAAAATCACAGCCAAATACTTGTTCATTCAACCTCTTAGAGAAAAGTCTATAGCGGTTCTCATTTATGTGAGGTACACCTGTAGGGGAAATTCATGAATTGCCCCTACACCTTACGAGATGATGTTGCACCACATTTGAATGGGAACCGCTATAACGTACCCTAATTTATTACAATTTCAACTTTTCACCCCGAATTGAATAATCTAACAACTCCATTGGGTGAATAACTGAAATCTTCTTACCTTGTAATTGCAAATGCTTTGTAATTTGCAAA
This genomic interval from Nostoc sp. KVJ3 contains the following:
- the hisC gene encoding histidinol-phosphate transaminase — its product is MSNYFRSNVNAMASYVPGEQPQRGTQIIKLNSNENPYPPSPAALAVLHNIDGEWLRRYPEPFGGEFRQAASEVLGVPSDWIVVGNGSDELLSVIIRACAEPGKKVVYPMPTYVLYRTLTEMQAAEIVEIPYSDDYSLPLEELVAVDGSVTFIASPNSPSGHLVTTNDLRKLASQLSGVLVIDEAYVDFTEENALALVKEYENVIVIRTLSKGYSLAGLRLGFGVANPKLLQGLFKVKDSYNIDAIACAIGTAAITDQTYKNACVAKIKASRNQLATDLKQLDFHIWDSQANFLLAQPPQRNAEYLYQKLKERGILIRYFKQPGLDDKLRITVGTDEQNQALVEALIYLLRSGD
- a CDS encoding alkaline phosphatase family protein; translated protein: MGPQADFRIPERLSPGFTSFPDTELEAIYEDQVQLFVDYQTRLALRAINQNPNADLVMVYIEQPDGSEHQFLLTDSRQPSDPTNPLSIGSGQAQAKVARYRSYVQTAYRAANNAVQRIINAVGTNRQGRPNSNILVVSDHGFSAFHTAVNLNNYLKSRGFDLTKVRAVTSGPAANIYINLQGREPNGVVTRAEYATLQRQIITALQELADSNPNYVRGRRQAIIDKIYPRPLPADLNDPKFGLGTSEFVGQDTGDVFAIMKEGYNFDGTQNPVVTRLGDTDNSVFSLPNFYGAHGYDPKIPNLSAIFYAAGPDINRRGNIGTIRNIDIAPTINSLLGVPSASTVQGQALNLRNFHWYER
- a CDS encoding alkaline phosphatase family protein, with protein sequence MSKYLKFYGINKTFQWLWQTLRHKLIMRLSIVVLVTFFFSLTVHSIVAGTVSSPPRPKVILISLDGATPDFVERYLKKGVLSPKQGLGLLKSHGVYAERNITCSASLTAACHIAIGTGSTAARNDINSNTFHLVASPFTSNISGFGAPIGGYSTIGPAPSIQPTAEPLWIGLQRNGKKVVAATFPGADGVDVQVPGLANSPIVDPASRRTVAYTVPFGVFGGVGASGFSLTAANFSPASSQIVSQINNAGRVSYSPIQQAALSDRFTVGGVSYDIQVAALDTTNDRHSNYDTLVFFDAQIGIPAGPFSLPATGPAYIRACDRRSSLFYFEGSSNQAGTAFYVSNLAPDLSTVRIARYSANALPRNPAVQTSVDDILSNVGFWAPRLIFGFQNASAPDLHLSPTLN
- a CDS encoding tetratricopeptide repeat protein; this translates as MAKHQSKQSSQQQVSSTETKVAENSFQMQLQELLKQKKYRQALEEIKKNQRSHPDIEFTPKESEIWLLRGQQEFQKQDFKQAEKSFVRALEFGLVGEVHYWQARCLLELKQLDAALNLLRNAFEAGTLSKEYSICYLKLLLLKGDTARVEQLINEQSKRFSAAQLHWVRGVLALKNGQPETALTSFQKIKRAITDGDLPIAWIVYTQQVSGNWDAAANILGLKSSGLMLYGKPKYLEHPILERLAIFQHGKTGQQLLQSRNLQKTGDKITQEALTALQMLQLIDQGDRHEAAHLLLKIERRSTRFPELESLRPLLFTLAGQQALNEGQLNCAELFWQLLLTEQPFNPQLAINLLEVLDANDSDEERPRLLTRLLKWLDQEAKQKPQEWPSQRLKPTLAHLHCWMADAYMAIDRERAALGALQQAERIYPTSPELLGRKGLFAAMEENYSEAIALLTQALESGCRYDPVYSILMRCYEEVGDKQARNETRRKFGKHFGDLSIETEVERLPWVDALSTLSYPFFSRLVQTGDKKDPAILACQIFVNAVQSPPNSGGRVSLHQKAAVEAWDTLLQKLPGEEQISVLQAIALSIHLFAKREKGIAALTNQYVQKLFNLSTEHLEARVAHLVVLAVKEGSPQKLEVPLRTYLDTMPQPGNALANIQLQVRRFGQIATLIPALEEALGREPQNPLLLLARATTYHVDRPNYEQLKQQGFELARRLQDAKALQAFREEQAFLSAQETTSIMPDPEKFDNLDMSNIDELLERMLQKLFGSKMPKAEFERMLPELKQMMLNSMPDFSDEDDEDEEEADLDLIFRNLSSKKRKGRRKGGF